In the genome of Neodiprion pinetum isolate iyNeoPine1 chromosome 2, iyNeoPine1.2, whole genome shotgun sequence, one region contains:
- the Cip4 gene encoding formin-binding protein 1-like isoform X5 yields the protein MSWGTELWDQYENLSLHTQKGIEFLERYGHFIRDRCTIEVEYAAKLRRLVKSYQPKKKEEEDYQYSPCRAFKLELNEVNDQAGQRELIAENLQANVLRELNILVKDFKEDRKKHLQEGARLMASLAGQIGNLERARKAYEKAFREAERALDNYQRADADLNLSRAEVEKQRMNMTVKTQQCEEAKTEYANQLQKTNDMQTLHYHTAMPDVFQHLQELDEKRVKNMRNYMMKSVAIERAVAPIIEQCLDGIEKAANEINEKEDTLLVIERYKSGFQPPGDFPFEDLSAAKSYDSNSQLSQPVMQPIHNHLTVKGTVSGGKIKKRVGLFGIFSSNKEDCSDLPPNQRKKRLQQRIDEIQAKIQQETAARDGLMKMKGVYEQNPALGDPMSIEGQLNESSHKLDKLGAELTKFQGYFDEAMRAGLNLSSPSQISRKPTSNGSATRPLSSRRSSHSGGEESLSRSASDSSVSNVNTSQPVHKKSAPGTPQPIHGSTNSPESGLGASRTSLPGSGGEEYYLDELEAQPPLGTCRALYPFDATSEGSIPMYDGEELYMIELDQGDGWTRVRRISQPIEGFVPTSYIECNLYNT from the exons GACCAGTACGAGAATCTCTCGTTGCACACACAAAAAGGTATCGAATTTCTGGAGCGATATGGACATTTCATACGTGATAGATGCACCATCGAAGTTGAGTACGCCGCAAAACTAAG GAGACTTGTCAAGAGTTATCagccgaaaaaaaaggaggaggAAGATTACCA GTACAGTCCATGCCGTGCCTTTAAGCTGGAATTGAACGAAGTGAACGATCAAGCAGGCCAGAGAGAACTTATAGCCGAAAATCTGCAGGCGAATGTCCTTCGAGAGCTAAATATTCTTGTAAAAGACTTCAAGGAAGATCGAAAGAAACATTTGCAGGAAGGAGCCAGATTAATGGCGTCACTTGCTGGTCAGATAGGAAATTTAGAACGTGCCAGAAAAGCTTATGAAAAAGCATTTCGCGAAGCGGAGAGAGCGTTGGATAATTATCAAAGGGCCGATGCTGACCTTAATCTTTCTAGGGCCGAG GTAGAGAAACAGAGAATGAACATGACTGTGAAAACGCAGCAGTGCGAAGAGGCGAAAACGGAGTATGCGAATCAGTTGCAAAAAACAAACGACATGCAAACGCTACATTACCATACAGCGATGCCCGACGTTTTCCAACATTTGCAG GAACTGGATGAAAAAAGGGTGAAGAACATGCGAAATTACATGATGAAATCTGTGGCAATCGAAAGAGCCGTCGCTCCAATTATTGAACAATGCTTGGACGGGATAGAAAAAGCGGCGAATGAAATTAATGAGAAAGAAGACACGCTGTTGGTCATCGAACGTTACAAAAGCGGCTTTCAACCACCGGGGGATTTTCCATTTGAGGATTTATCAGCTGCAAAATCATACGATAGTAACAGCCAGTTATCTCAGCCAGTGATGCAACCAATCCATAATCACCTCACCGTTAAAGGAACAGTTTCCGGTGGGAAGATTAAAAAACGTGTGGGTCTTTTCGGAATATTCAGCAGTAACAAG GAGGATTGCAGCGATTTGCCGCCAAATCAACGGAAAAAGCGCCTTCAGCAACGGATCGACGAAATACAAGCGAAGATCCAACAGGAAACCGCTGCGCGGGATGGTCTCATGAAAATGAAAGGTGTCTACGAACAAAATCCTGCCTTGGGTGATCCTATGAGTATAGAGGGTCAACTCAACGAATCCAGTCATAAATTGGACAAACTTGGGGCTGAGCTAACTAAGTTTCAAGGATATTTTGATGAAGCTATGCGTGCTGGCCTCAACTTATCAAG TCCAAGCCAAATTTCTCGCAAACCTACGAGCAATGGTTCGGCGACCAGACCTCTCAGCTCTAGAAGATCAAGCCATTCTGGTGGAGAGGAAAGCCTCTCAAGATCTGCGTCAGACTCAAGTGTTAGCAACGTTAATACTAGTCAACCAGTGCACAAAAAGAGTGCTCCTGGAACACCTCAACCAATCCATGG TTCCACGAACAGCCCGGAGTCCGGCCTGGGAGCATCGCGAACATCTTTGCCTGGTAGCGGAGGCGAGGAATACTACCTTGATGAGCTTGAAGCGCAACCACCTCTAGGAACATGTCGAGCTCTGTATCCCTTTGACG CAACAAGCGAAGGATCCATACCCATGTATGACGGAGAAGAACTCTATATGATTGAACTCGATCAAGGAGACGGCTGGACGCGTGTGCGACGTATTTCACAGCCCATTGAAGGCTTCGTTCCCACATCGTACATAGAGTGCAATCTCTATAATACATAG
- the Cip4 gene encoding formin-binding protein 1-like isoform X2 — protein MSWGTELWDQYENLSLHTQKGIEFLERYGHFIRDRCTIEVEYAAKLRRLVKSYQPKKKEEEDYQYSPCRAFKLELNEVNDQAGQRELIAENLQANVLRELNILVKDFKEDRKKHLQEGARLMASLAGQIGNLERARKAYEKAFREAERALDNYQRADADLNLSRAEVEKQRMNMTVKTQQCEEAKTEYANQLQKTNDMQTLHYHTAMPDVFQHLQELDEKRVKNMRNYMMKSVAIERAVAPIIEQCLDGIEKAANEINEKEDTLLVIERYKSGFQPPGDFPFEDLSAAKSYDSNSQLSQPVMQPIHNHLTVKGTVSGGKIKKRVGLFGIFSSNKLIEVCIALKNNVPGYGDGAKEDCSDLPPNQRKKRLQQRIDEIQAKIQQETAARDGLMKMKGVYEQNPALGDPMSIEGQLNESSHKLDKLGAELTKFQGYFDEAMRAGLNLSSPSQISRKPTSNGSATRPLSSRRSSHSGGEESLSRSASDSSVSNVNTSQPVHKKSAPGTPQPIHGSTNSPESGLGASRTSLPGSGGEEYYLDELEAQPPLGTCRALYPFDATSEGSIPMYDGEELYMIELDQGDGWTRVRRISQPIEGFVPTSYIECNLYNT, from the exons GACCAGTACGAGAATCTCTCGTTGCACACACAAAAAGGTATCGAATTTCTGGAGCGATATGGACATTTCATACGTGATAGATGCACCATCGAAGTTGAGTACGCCGCAAAACTAAG GAGACTTGTCAAGAGTTATCagccgaaaaaaaaggaggaggAAGATTACCA GTACAGTCCATGCCGTGCCTTTAAGCTGGAATTGAACGAAGTGAACGATCAAGCAGGCCAGAGAGAACTTATAGCCGAAAATCTGCAGGCGAATGTCCTTCGAGAGCTAAATATTCTTGTAAAAGACTTCAAGGAAGATCGAAAGAAACATTTGCAGGAAGGAGCCAGATTAATGGCGTCACTTGCTGGTCAGATAGGAAATTTAGAACGTGCCAGAAAAGCTTATGAAAAAGCATTTCGCGAAGCGGAGAGAGCGTTGGATAATTATCAAAGGGCCGATGCTGACCTTAATCTTTCTAGGGCCGAG GTAGAGAAACAGAGAATGAACATGACTGTGAAAACGCAGCAGTGCGAAGAGGCGAAAACGGAGTATGCGAATCAGTTGCAAAAAACAAACGACATGCAAACGCTACATTACCATACAGCGATGCCCGACGTTTTCCAACATTTGCAG GAACTGGATGAAAAAAGGGTGAAGAACATGCGAAATTACATGATGAAATCTGTGGCAATCGAAAGAGCCGTCGCTCCAATTATTGAACAATGCTTGGACGGGATAGAAAAAGCGGCGAATGAAATTAATGAGAAAGAAGACACGCTGTTGGTCATCGAACGTTACAAAAGCGGCTTTCAACCACCGGGGGATTTTCCATTTGAGGATTTATCAGCTGCAAAATCATACGATAGTAACAGCCAGTTATCTCAGCCAGTGATGCAACCAATCCATAATCACCTCACCGTTAAAGGAACAGTTTCCGGTGGGAAGATTAAAAAACGTGTGGGTCTTTTCGGAATATTCAGCAGTAACAAG TTGATCGAGGTGTGCATTGCTTTAAAG AACAACGTACCTGGTTATGGTGATGGTGCAAAGGAGGATTGCAGCGATTTGCCGCCAAATCAACGGAAAAAGCGCCTTCAGCAACGGATCGACGAAATACAAGCGAAGATCCAACAGGAAACCGCTGCGCGGGATGGTCTCATGAAAATGAAAGGTGTCTACGAACAAAATCCTGCCTTGGGTGATCCTATGAGTATAGAGGGTCAACTCAACGAATCCAGTCATAAATTGGACAAACTTGGGGCTGAGCTAACTAAGTTTCAAGGATATTTTGATGAAGCTATGCGTGCTGGCCTCAACTTATCAAG TCCAAGCCAAATTTCTCGCAAACCTACGAGCAATGGTTCGGCGACCAGACCTCTCAGCTCTAGAAGATCAAGCCATTCTGGTGGAGAGGAAAGCCTCTCAAGATCTGCGTCAGACTCAAGTGTTAGCAACGTTAATACTAGTCAACCAGTGCACAAAAAGAGTGCTCCTGGAACACCTCAACCAATCCATGG TTCCACGAACAGCCCGGAGTCCGGCCTGGGAGCATCGCGAACATCTTTGCCTGGTAGCGGAGGCGAGGAATACTACCTTGATGAGCTTGAAGCGCAACCACCTCTAGGAACATGTCGAGCTCTGTATCCCTTTGACG CAACAAGCGAAGGATCCATACCCATGTATGACGGAGAAGAACTCTATATGATTGAACTCGATCAAGGAGACGGCTGGACGCGTGTGCGACGTATTTCACAGCCCATTGAAGGCTTCGTTCCCACATCGTACATAGAGTGCAATCTCTATAATACATAG
- the Cip4 gene encoding formin-binding protein 1-like isoform X4 — protein MSWGTELWDQYENLSLHTQKGIEFLERYGHFIRDRCTIEVEYAAKLRRLVKSYQPKKKEEEDYQYSPCRAFKLELNEVNDQAGQRELIAENLQANVLRELNILVKDFKEDRKKHLQEGARLMASLAGQIGNLERARKAYEKAFREAERALDNYQRADADLNLSRAEVEKQRMNMTVKTQQCEEAKTEYANQLQKTNDMQTLHYHTAMPDVFQHLQELDEKRVKNMRNYMMKSVAIERAVAPIIEQCLDGIEKAANEINEKEDTLLVIERYKSGFQPPGDFPFEDLSAAKSYDSNSQLSQPVMQPIHNHLTVKGTVSGGKIKKRVGLFGIFSSNKNNVPGYGDGAKEDCSDLPPNQRKKRLQQRIDEIQAKIQQETAARDGLMKMKGVYEQNPALGDPMSIEGQLNESSHKLDKLGAELTKFQGYFDEAMRAGLNLSSPSQISRKPTSNGSATRPLSSRRSSHSGGEESLSRSASDSSVSNVNTSQPVHKKSAPGTPQPIHGSTNSPESGLGASRTSLPGSGGEEYYLDELEAQPPLGTCRALYPFDATSEGSIPMYDGEELYMIELDQGDGWTRVRRISQPIEGFVPTSYIECNLYNT, from the exons GACCAGTACGAGAATCTCTCGTTGCACACACAAAAAGGTATCGAATTTCTGGAGCGATATGGACATTTCATACGTGATAGATGCACCATCGAAGTTGAGTACGCCGCAAAACTAAG GAGACTTGTCAAGAGTTATCagccgaaaaaaaaggaggaggAAGATTACCA GTACAGTCCATGCCGTGCCTTTAAGCTGGAATTGAACGAAGTGAACGATCAAGCAGGCCAGAGAGAACTTATAGCCGAAAATCTGCAGGCGAATGTCCTTCGAGAGCTAAATATTCTTGTAAAAGACTTCAAGGAAGATCGAAAGAAACATTTGCAGGAAGGAGCCAGATTAATGGCGTCACTTGCTGGTCAGATAGGAAATTTAGAACGTGCCAGAAAAGCTTATGAAAAAGCATTTCGCGAAGCGGAGAGAGCGTTGGATAATTATCAAAGGGCCGATGCTGACCTTAATCTTTCTAGGGCCGAG GTAGAGAAACAGAGAATGAACATGACTGTGAAAACGCAGCAGTGCGAAGAGGCGAAAACGGAGTATGCGAATCAGTTGCAAAAAACAAACGACATGCAAACGCTACATTACCATACAGCGATGCCCGACGTTTTCCAACATTTGCAG GAACTGGATGAAAAAAGGGTGAAGAACATGCGAAATTACATGATGAAATCTGTGGCAATCGAAAGAGCCGTCGCTCCAATTATTGAACAATGCTTGGACGGGATAGAAAAAGCGGCGAATGAAATTAATGAGAAAGAAGACACGCTGTTGGTCATCGAACGTTACAAAAGCGGCTTTCAACCACCGGGGGATTTTCCATTTGAGGATTTATCAGCTGCAAAATCATACGATAGTAACAGCCAGTTATCTCAGCCAGTGATGCAACCAATCCATAATCACCTCACCGTTAAAGGAACAGTTTCCGGTGGGAAGATTAAAAAACGTGTGGGTCTTTTCGGAATATTCAGCAGTAACAAG AACAACGTACCTGGTTATGGTGATGGTGCAAAGGAGGATTGCAGCGATTTGCCGCCAAATCAACGGAAAAAGCGCCTTCAGCAACGGATCGACGAAATACAAGCGAAGATCCAACAGGAAACCGCTGCGCGGGATGGTCTCATGAAAATGAAAGGTGTCTACGAACAAAATCCTGCCTTGGGTGATCCTATGAGTATAGAGGGTCAACTCAACGAATCCAGTCATAAATTGGACAAACTTGGGGCTGAGCTAACTAAGTTTCAAGGATATTTTGATGAAGCTATGCGTGCTGGCCTCAACTTATCAAG TCCAAGCCAAATTTCTCGCAAACCTACGAGCAATGGTTCGGCGACCAGACCTCTCAGCTCTAGAAGATCAAGCCATTCTGGTGGAGAGGAAAGCCTCTCAAGATCTGCGTCAGACTCAAGTGTTAGCAACGTTAATACTAGTCAACCAGTGCACAAAAAGAGTGCTCCTGGAACACCTCAACCAATCCATGG TTCCACGAACAGCCCGGAGTCCGGCCTGGGAGCATCGCGAACATCTTTGCCTGGTAGCGGAGGCGAGGAATACTACCTTGATGAGCTTGAAGCGCAACCACCTCTAGGAACATGTCGAGCTCTGTATCCCTTTGACG CAACAAGCGAAGGATCCATACCCATGTATGACGGAGAAGAACTCTATATGATTGAACTCGATCAAGGAGACGGCTGGACGCGTGTGCGACGTATTTCACAGCCCATTGAAGGCTTCGTTCCCACATCGTACATAGAGTGCAATCTCTATAATACATAG
- the Cip4 gene encoding formin-binding protein 1-like isoform X1: MSWGTELWDQYENLSLHTQKGIEFLERYGHFIRDRCTIEVEYAAKLRRLVKSYQPKKKEEEDYQYSPCRAFKLELNEVNDQAGQRELIAENLQANVLRELNILVKDFKEDRKKHLQEGARLMASLAGQIGNLERARKAYEKAFREAERALDNYQRADADLNLSRAEVEKQRMNMTVKTQQCEEAKTEYANQLQKTNDMQTLHYHTAMPDVFQHLQELDEKRVKNMRNYMMKSVAIERAVAPIIEQCLDGIEKAANEINEKEDTLLVIERYKSGFQPPGDFPFEDLSAAKSYDSNSQLSQPVMQPIHNHLTVKGTVSGGKIKKRVGLFGIFSSNKKLIEVCIALKNNVPGYGDGAKEDCSDLPPNQRKKRLQQRIDEIQAKIQQETAARDGLMKMKGVYEQNPALGDPMSIEGQLNESSHKLDKLGAELTKFQGYFDEAMRAGLNLSSPSQISRKPTSNGSATRPLSSRRSSHSGGEESLSRSASDSSVSNVNTSQPVHKKSAPGTPQPIHGSTNSPESGLGASRTSLPGSGGEEYYLDELEAQPPLGTCRALYPFDATSEGSIPMYDGEELYMIELDQGDGWTRVRRISQPIEGFVPTSYIECNLYNT; the protein is encoded by the exons GACCAGTACGAGAATCTCTCGTTGCACACACAAAAAGGTATCGAATTTCTGGAGCGATATGGACATTTCATACGTGATAGATGCACCATCGAAGTTGAGTACGCCGCAAAACTAAG GAGACTTGTCAAGAGTTATCagccgaaaaaaaaggaggaggAAGATTACCA GTACAGTCCATGCCGTGCCTTTAAGCTGGAATTGAACGAAGTGAACGATCAAGCAGGCCAGAGAGAACTTATAGCCGAAAATCTGCAGGCGAATGTCCTTCGAGAGCTAAATATTCTTGTAAAAGACTTCAAGGAAGATCGAAAGAAACATTTGCAGGAAGGAGCCAGATTAATGGCGTCACTTGCTGGTCAGATAGGAAATTTAGAACGTGCCAGAAAAGCTTATGAAAAAGCATTTCGCGAAGCGGAGAGAGCGTTGGATAATTATCAAAGGGCCGATGCTGACCTTAATCTTTCTAGGGCCGAG GTAGAGAAACAGAGAATGAACATGACTGTGAAAACGCAGCAGTGCGAAGAGGCGAAAACGGAGTATGCGAATCAGTTGCAAAAAACAAACGACATGCAAACGCTACATTACCATACAGCGATGCCCGACGTTTTCCAACATTTGCAG GAACTGGATGAAAAAAGGGTGAAGAACATGCGAAATTACATGATGAAATCTGTGGCAATCGAAAGAGCCGTCGCTCCAATTATTGAACAATGCTTGGACGGGATAGAAAAAGCGGCGAATGAAATTAATGAGAAAGAAGACACGCTGTTGGTCATCGAACGTTACAAAAGCGGCTTTCAACCACCGGGGGATTTTCCATTTGAGGATTTATCAGCTGCAAAATCATACGATAGTAACAGCCAGTTATCTCAGCCAGTGATGCAACCAATCCATAATCACCTCACCGTTAAAGGAACAGTTTCCGGTGGGAAGATTAAAAAACGTGTGGGTCTTTTCGGAATATTCAGCAGTAACAAG AAGTTGATCGAGGTGTGCATTGCTTTAAAG AACAACGTACCTGGTTATGGTGATGGTGCAAAGGAGGATTGCAGCGATTTGCCGCCAAATCAACGGAAAAAGCGCCTTCAGCAACGGATCGACGAAATACAAGCGAAGATCCAACAGGAAACCGCTGCGCGGGATGGTCTCATGAAAATGAAAGGTGTCTACGAACAAAATCCTGCCTTGGGTGATCCTATGAGTATAGAGGGTCAACTCAACGAATCCAGTCATAAATTGGACAAACTTGGGGCTGAGCTAACTAAGTTTCAAGGATATTTTGATGAAGCTATGCGTGCTGGCCTCAACTTATCAAG TCCAAGCCAAATTTCTCGCAAACCTACGAGCAATGGTTCGGCGACCAGACCTCTCAGCTCTAGAAGATCAAGCCATTCTGGTGGAGAGGAAAGCCTCTCAAGATCTGCGTCAGACTCAAGTGTTAGCAACGTTAATACTAGTCAACCAGTGCACAAAAAGAGTGCTCCTGGAACACCTCAACCAATCCATGG TTCCACGAACAGCCCGGAGTCCGGCCTGGGAGCATCGCGAACATCTTTGCCTGGTAGCGGAGGCGAGGAATACTACCTTGATGAGCTTGAAGCGCAACCACCTCTAGGAACATGTCGAGCTCTGTATCCCTTTGACG CAACAAGCGAAGGATCCATACCCATGTATGACGGAGAAGAACTCTATATGATTGAACTCGATCAAGGAGACGGCTGGACGCGTGTGCGACGTATTTCACAGCCCATTGAAGGCTTCGTTCCCACATCGTACATAGAGTGCAATCTCTATAATACATAG
- the Cip4 gene encoding formin-binding protein 1-like isoform X3 yields the protein MSWGTELWDQYENLSLHTQKGIEFLERYGHFIRDRCTIEVEYAAKLRRLVKSYQPKKKEEEDYQYSPCRAFKLELNEVNDQAGQRELIAENLQANVLRELNILVKDFKEDRKKHLQEGARLMASLAGQIGNLERARKAYEKAFREAERALDNYQRADADLNLSRAEVEKQRMNMTVKTQQCEEAKTEYANQLQKTNDMQTLHYHTAMPDVFQHLQELDEKRVKNMRNYMMKSVAIERAVAPIIEQCLDGIEKAANEINEKEDTLLVIERYKSGFQPPGDFPFEDLSAAKSYDSNSQLSQPVMQPIHNHLTVKGTVSGGKIKKRVGLFGIFSSNKKLIEVCIALKNNVPGYGDGAKEDCSDLPPNQRKKRLQQRIDEIQAKIQQETAARDGLMKMKGVYEQNPALGDPMSIEGQLNESSHKLDKLGAELTKFQGYFDEAMRAGLNLSSPSQISRKPTSNGSATRPLSSRRSSHSGGEESLSRSASDSSVSNVNTSQPVHKKSAPGTPQPIHGPESGLGASRTSLPGSGGEEYYLDELEAQPPLGTCRALYPFDATSEGSIPMYDGEELYMIELDQGDGWTRVRRISQPIEGFVPTSYIECNLYNT from the exons GACCAGTACGAGAATCTCTCGTTGCACACACAAAAAGGTATCGAATTTCTGGAGCGATATGGACATTTCATACGTGATAGATGCACCATCGAAGTTGAGTACGCCGCAAAACTAAG GAGACTTGTCAAGAGTTATCagccgaaaaaaaaggaggaggAAGATTACCA GTACAGTCCATGCCGTGCCTTTAAGCTGGAATTGAACGAAGTGAACGATCAAGCAGGCCAGAGAGAACTTATAGCCGAAAATCTGCAGGCGAATGTCCTTCGAGAGCTAAATATTCTTGTAAAAGACTTCAAGGAAGATCGAAAGAAACATTTGCAGGAAGGAGCCAGATTAATGGCGTCACTTGCTGGTCAGATAGGAAATTTAGAACGTGCCAGAAAAGCTTATGAAAAAGCATTTCGCGAAGCGGAGAGAGCGTTGGATAATTATCAAAGGGCCGATGCTGACCTTAATCTTTCTAGGGCCGAG GTAGAGAAACAGAGAATGAACATGACTGTGAAAACGCAGCAGTGCGAAGAGGCGAAAACGGAGTATGCGAATCAGTTGCAAAAAACAAACGACATGCAAACGCTACATTACCATACAGCGATGCCCGACGTTTTCCAACATTTGCAG GAACTGGATGAAAAAAGGGTGAAGAACATGCGAAATTACATGATGAAATCTGTGGCAATCGAAAGAGCCGTCGCTCCAATTATTGAACAATGCTTGGACGGGATAGAAAAAGCGGCGAATGAAATTAATGAGAAAGAAGACACGCTGTTGGTCATCGAACGTTACAAAAGCGGCTTTCAACCACCGGGGGATTTTCCATTTGAGGATTTATCAGCTGCAAAATCATACGATAGTAACAGCCAGTTATCTCAGCCAGTGATGCAACCAATCCATAATCACCTCACCGTTAAAGGAACAGTTTCCGGTGGGAAGATTAAAAAACGTGTGGGTCTTTTCGGAATATTCAGCAGTAACAAG AAGTTGATCGAGGTGTGCATTGCTTTAAAG AACAACGTACCTGGTTATGGTGATGGTGCAAAGGAGGATTGCAGCGATTTGCCGCCAAATCAACGGAAAAAGCGCCTTCAGCAACGGATCGACGAAATACAAGCGAAGATCCAACAGGAAACCGCTGCGCGGGATGGTCTCATGAAAATGAAAGGTGTCTACGAACAAAATCCTGCCTTGGGTGATCCTATGAGTATAGAGGGTCAACTCAACGAATCCAGTCATAAATTGGACAAACTTGGGGCTGAGCTAACTAAGTTTCAAGGATATTTTGATGAAGCTATGCGTGCTGGCCTCAACTTATCAAG TCCAAGCCAAATTTCTCGCAAACCTACGAGCAATGGTTCGGCGACCAGACCTCTCAGCTCTAGAAGATCAAGCCATTCTGGTGGAGAGGAAAGCCTCTCAAGATCTGCGTCAGACTCAAGTGTTAGCAACGTTAATACTAGTCAACCAGTGCACAAAAAGAGTGCTCCTGGAACACCTCAACCAATCCATGG CCCGGAGTCCGGCCTGGGAGCATCGCGAACATCTTTGCCTGGTAGCGGAGGCGAGGAATACTACCTTGATGAGCTTGAAGCGCAACCACCTCTAGGAACATGTCGAGCTCTGTATCCCTTTGACG CAACAAGCGAAGGATCCATACCCATGTATGACGGAGAAGAACTCTATATGATTGAACTCGATCAAGGAGACGGCTGGACGCGTGTGCGACGTATTTCACAGCCCATTGAAGGCTTCGTTCCCACATCGTACATAGAGTGCAATCTCTATAATACATAG